A single Numenius arquata chromosome 1, bNumArq3.hap1.1, whole genome shotgun sequence DNA region contains:
- the BTLA gene encoding B- and T-lymphocyte attenuator, with translation MKAPLVMMILYILLVMLAQSNYQVYGLHATDCPGNIQVHRQSRYKVNVGNSLIIHCPVHYCKKKPVMQWCKMEEATCVQLKEGKTEWKINVFTLEVISVHQKDSGCYRCQIVGDNLLSVSHGIEVIVEEKSANVITVSPENTTSISEGSQESGNYKILHIIYASAFVGLCCPFIIVCMFWCLRRYHANPRKTQLTQQRQESLVRNPAAAPSHTAGTTQASEESSSLYYCSMASPPQALNSNRICDNDIPPWNPQRTAPNEPHNDPVIPSIPVVLESPDVLTYATLNHSASAERCQRRDLTVENEFTEYASINVNK, from the exons GTTTACATGCCACTGATTGTCCAGGTAATATTCAAGTTCATAGACAGTCCCGGTACAAAGTTAATGTTGGGAACTCTTTGATTATACACTGTCCAGTTCATTACTGCAAGAAAAAGCCAGTCATGCAGTGGTGCAAGATGGAAGAAGCTacatgtgtgcagctgaaggaggGCAAAACAGAATGGAAGATCAACGTGTTTACTCTGGAGGTTATCTCAGTTCATCAGAAAGACAGTGGATGTTATCGTTGTCAAATAGTAGGAGACAACTTACTCAGTGTGAGCCACGGAATAGAGGTTATTGTTGAAG aaaagtCTGCAAACGTTATCACCGTTTCACCAGAAA ATACCACTAGCATCTCAGAAGGGTCCCAAGAATCTGGAAACTACAAGATATTGCACATTATTTATGCTTCAGCATTTGTGGGTCTATGTTGTCCGTTCATCATCGTATGCATGTTTTGGTGTCTAAGGAGGTACCATG CTAATCCAAGGAAAACTCAATTAACCCAACAGAGACAAGAGAGTCTG GTCAGAAATCCAGCGGCTGCTCCATCCCACACTGCTGGGACAACTCAAGCTTCAGAAGAAAGCTCCTCACTTTACTATTGCTCCATGGCTAGCCCACCGCAGGCCTTGAACAGCAACAGAATTTGTGACAATGATATCCCTCCCTGGAACCCTCAGAGGACAGCACCTAATGAACCTCACAATGATCCTGTTATTCCTTCCATCCCAGTTGTACTTGAAAGCCCAGATGTCCTCACATATGCTACACTAAATcattctgcttctgcagaaagaTGCCAGAGAAGGGATCTAACTGTAGAAAATGAATTTACAGAATATGCCTCcattaatgtaaataaataa